A genomic segment from Agrobacterium vitis encodes:
- a CDS encoding HlyD family type I secretion periplasmic adaptor subunit yields the protein MTKTLTLSPDEHRYAVRTTAEFLSESASILHRTPPKSARMTIATVAALITSAVLLSVFMPVERVVTARGRVASEAPNTVVQPLETSIVREILVREGQEVKAGQLLATLDPTFSRADQTTASRQMASLSAEVERLKAEIDGRDYQPRDGDSFGKLQRRFFEARRSQYEASMSTFKAKISSLETTQAQLQQELAVNRQRLSLSEESEAMKSALVDKKYASRADGLKAKDWVLEVTGTIREVEGKLESGAHDIQSVQSQMEDQAQQWRSDAMGQLVKQQVALNAAIEELNKADKRSDLIELKAPEDATVLQIGEISIGSVAQTAQKMFVLVPKAARLEVETEISTQDQGFIKVGQPVDIKLDAWPFARFGGLRGTVRAVSPDSLKVSRGDGAATQGASERTFYIAKITIDDPHLKSNPADFNLIAGMTLVTDVVVGDQTVAAYLFDRVVPVVSEGMREP from the coding sequence ATGACGAAAACCTTGACGCTGTCGCCTGACGAGCATCGTTACGCGGTCCGTACGACAGCGGAATTCCTGTCCGAAAGCGCCAGCATCCTGCATCGGACCCCTCCCAAATCGGCGCGGATGACGATTGCCACGGTGGCGGCCCTGATCACCAGCGCGGTCCTGCTGTCAGTGTTCATGCCGGTCGAACGGGTGGTGACTGCGCGCGGTCGCGTGGCGTCCGAGGCGCCCAATACCGTGGTGCAGCCGCTGGAAACCTCGATCGTTCGGGAAATCCTGGTGCGCGAAGGCCAGGAGGTGAAGGCGGGGCAATTGCTGGCCACGCTCGACCCGACCTTTTCGCGTGCCGACCAGACCACGGCCAGCCGGCAGATGGCCAGCCTTTCAGCCGAAGTCGAGCGGTTGAAGGCGGAAATCGATGGGCGTGATTACCAGCCGCGCGACGGCGATAGTTTTGGGAAATTGCAGCGCCGGTTCTTTGAAGCCCGCCGGTCGCAATATGAAGCCTCGATGTCGACCTTCAAGGCCAAGATCTCTTCGCTGGAGACCACGCAGGCGCAGTTGCAGCAGGAACTTGCTGTCAATCGCCAGCGCCTGTCGCTGAGCGAGGAAAGCGAGGCGATGAAAAGCGCGCTGGTCGATAAGAAATATGCCTCCCGGGCCGATGGCCTGAAGGCCAAGGACTGGGTGCTGGAAGTCACCGGCACAATCCGCGAAGTCGAGGGCAAGCTGGAAAGCGGCGCCCATGACATTCAGTCGGTGCAGTCGCAGATGGAAGATCAGGCCCAGCAATGGCGCTCCGACGCCATGGGCCAACTGGTCAAGCAGCAGGTGGCGTTGAATGCAGCCATCGAGGAGCTGAACAAGGCCGACAAGCGTTCCGACCTGATCGAACTGAAGGCGCCGGAAGACGCAACCGTGCTTCAGATCGGCGAAATTTCCATCGGTTCGGTGGCGCAGACGGCACAGAAAATGTTCGTGCTGGTGCCCAAGGCAGCCCGGCTTGAAGTAGAAACGGAAATTTCCACCCAGGACCAGGGCTTTATCAAGGTTGGCCAGCCGGTCGATATCAAGCTCGATGCCTGGCCTTTCGCCCGCTTTGGCGGCTTGCGCGGCACGGTCCGGGCTGTCAGCCCCGATAGTCTGAAAGTCTCACGCGGCGACGGTGCGGCGACGCAAGGCGCATCCGAGCGGACATTCTATATCGCCAAGATCACCATCGACGACCCGCATCTGAAAAGCAATCCGGCCGATTTCAATCTGATTGCCGGGATGACACTGGTGACGGACGTGGTTGTTGGCGACCAGACTGTGGCGGCCTATCTGTTTGACCGGGTTGTGCCGGTCGTGAGCGAGGGAATGCGCGAACCATGA
- a CDS encoding SLC13 family permease, whose protein sequence is MTTQQILAFAVIGLMMVAFMWDRIRYDVVAGLTLLAAIALGLVPADKAFSGFSDDIVIIVGSALVVSAGVARSGLVDAAIKRFFPNLTSTRAQMLLLVLTVTVLSAFIKNIGALAIMMPVAFQFSKKSGTPVSAFLMPMAFGALLGGLMTQIGTSPNIVVSRLRGELTGTPFTMFDFTPVGAILAVAGVIFLMLFYWLVPKRQNQNPTLQEALGNSNFSTEATLPGGSALSGKPLRDLLKPTAGEVIATAILRGHSRISPFPDMVLKEQDTLLLEGPSDALDRLVSQSGLKLSGREIGSGGEITAIEAVVGPGSPLEGLTARDVSLFNTYGINLLAVSRRGKRLKERLAHVALRAGDVVVLQGRRTALPAVLQTLDCLPLAEREILLGTSRSALIPVLILIAAMGSTALGLAPVPVAFFAAAVAMVVFRVIPLNDFYQAVDGPILVMLAALIPVSDTLRSTGGTDVIAGWLGHVAHGLPPYGALALILVTAMAVTPFLNNAATVLVMAPIAASFAHNLGFRPDAFLMAVAIGAGCDFLTPIGHQCNTLVMGPGGYKFSDYPRLGLPLSLLIILVAIPALIVVWPLK, encoded by the coding sequence ATGACGACTCAACAGATTTTGGCTTTCGCCGTCATCGGCCTGATGATGGTGGCTTTCATGTGGGACCGTATCCGCTATGATGTGGTGGCGGGGCTAACCCTTCTGGCCGCGATCGCTCTTGGTCTTGTGCCAGCCGACAAGGCGTTTTCCGGGTTCAGTGACGATATCGTCATCATCGTCGGCAGTGCCCTGGTGGTCAGCGCCGGGGTGGCGCGGTCCGGTCTGGTCGATGCCGCCATCAAACGCTTCTTCCCCAACTTGACATCGACCCGCGCCCAGATGTTGCTTCTGGTGCTGACGGTGACGGTGCTGTCGGCCTTCATCAAGAATATCGGCGCATTGGCTATCATGATGCCGGTCGCGTTCCAGTTCTCGAAGAAGTCAGGGACGCCGGTCTCCGCCTTCCTGATGCCGATGGCGTTTGGTGCGTTGTTGGGCGGGCTGATGACCCAGATCGGCACCTCGCCCAATATTGTCGTATCCAGGCTGCGGGGTGAACTGACCGGCACGCCGTTCACCATGTTCGATTTCACCCCTGTCGGCGCGATCCTGGCCGTTGCCGGGGTGATTTTCCTGATGTTGTTCTATTGGCTGGTGCCCAAGCGCCAGAACCAGAACCCGACCTTGCAGGAAGCACTCGGCAATTCCAATTTCTCCACCGAGGCGACCCTGCCCGGAGGCTCGGCGCTGTCAGGCAAGCCGCTGCGCGATCTGTTGAAACCCACCGCCGGCGAGGTGATCGCCACTGCCATCCTGCGCGGCCACAGCCGTATTTCGCCTTTCCCAGACATGGTGTTGAAAGAGCAGGACACATTGCTGCTCGAGGGACCGTCCGATGCGCTTGACCGGCTGGTCAGCCAATCCGGGCTAAAACTGTCGGGCCGGGAAATCGGTTCAGGCGGTGAAATCACCGCCATCGAGGCGGTGGTCGGGCCGGGTTCGCCGCTGGAAGGCCTGACGGCCCGCGATGTGTCGTTGTTCAATACCTATGGCATCAATCTGCTGGCCGTCAGCCGTCGCGGCAAGCGGCTGAAGGAGCGGCTGGCGCATGTGGCCTTGCGCGCTGGCGATGTCGTCGTGCTTCAGGGCCGACGCACCGCCCTGCCGGCCGTGTTGCAGACGCTGGATTGCCTGCCGCTGGCTGAGCGCGAAATCCTGCTCGGCACCAGCCGCAGCGCGCTTATCCCGGTGCTGATCCTGATTGCTGCGATGGGATCGACGGCGCTTGGCCTTGCGCCGGTGCCGGTTGCCTTCTTTGCCGCGGCTGTGGCGATGGTGGTGTTTCGGGTCATTCCGCTCAACGATTTTTATCAAGCCGTCGATGGTCCGATCCTCGTCATGCTGGCGGCGTTGATCCCGGTTAGCGATACATTGCGCAGCACCGGCGGAACGGATGTGATTGCGGGATGGCTTGGCCATGTTGCCCATGGGCTGCCGCCTTACGGTGCGCTGGCGCTGATCCTGGTGACCGCCATGGCGGTAACGCCATTTCTCAACAATGCCGCCACCGTGCTGGTCATGGCGCCGATTGCCGCCAGCTTCGCCCATAATCTCGGCTTCCGGCCTGACGCCTTCCTGATGGCGGTAGCAATCGGCGCCGGTTGTGATTTCCTCACCCCGATTGGTCATCAATGCAACACGTTGGTGATGGGGCCGGGCGGCTATAAGTTCAGCGATTATCCACGCCTTGGCCTGCCGCTGTCGCTGTTGATCATTCTGGTCGCCATCCCCGCGCTGATCGTCGTCTGGCCGTTGAAATGA
- the gltX gene encoding glutamate--tRNA ligase: MTTSGVRVRIAPSPTGEPHVGTAYIALFNYLFAKKHGGEFILRIEDTDATRSTAEFEQKVLDALKWTGLTWAEGPDVGGPYGPYRQSERKDTYRPFVDKMVTEGNAFRCFCTPARLDQMREAQRAAGKPPGYDGLCLHLKAEEVDARVAAGEPHVVRLKIPTEGSCDFHDGVYGDVSIPWESVDMQVLLKADGMPTYHMANVVDDHLMKITHVARGEEWLASVPKHILIYKYLGLEPPVFMHLSLMRNADKSKLSKRKNPTSISYYSALGYLPEALMNFLGLFFMQIAEGEELLTMEELIAKFDPDNLSKAGAIFDIQKLDWLNGRWLREKLTPDEFLGRVLTWASENDRLTEGLKLAQSRITKLGELPPLAGFLLANDVGLTPASFGGLKTSPAETLEIVTTVQADLEKILEWNVATIEEELRAIADRLGKKLRVVTPPLFVAVSGSQRSLPLFDSMALLGRSVVRQRLKVAIQVLTSMAGSGN, translated from the coding sequence ATGACCACTTCCGGCGTCCGCGTCCGTATCGCTCCTTCTCCCACCGGTGAACCGCATGTCGGCACAGCCTATATCGCGCTGTTCAACTATCTGTTCGCCAAGAAACACGGCGGCGAATTCATTCTGCGCATCGAAGATACCGATGCGACCCGCTCGACGGCTGAATTCGAGCAGAAGGTGCTGGACGCGCTGAAATGGACCGGCCTGACCTGGGCCGAAGGCCCTGACGTCGGCGGTCCCTACGGTCCCTACCGCCAGTCCGAGCGCAAGGACACCTACCGTCCTTTCGTGGACAAGATGGTGACTGAGGGCAATGCCTTCCGCTGTTTCTGCACGCCTGCCCGGCTGGACCAGATGCGCGAAGCGCAGCGCGCTGCGGGCAAGCCGCCCGGCTATGATGGTCTCTGCCTGCATTTGAAGGCGGAAGAAGTCGATGCCCGTGTTGCCGCAGGCGAGCCCCATGTCGTGCGCCTGAAAATCCCGACCGAAGGCTCCTGCGATTTCCATGACGGCGTTTATGGCGACGTGTCGATCCCGTGGGAAAGCGTTGACATGCAGGTTCTGTTGAAGGCCGATGGCATGCCGACCTATCACATGGCCAATGTGGTTGATGACCACCTGATGAAGATCACCCATGTGGCGCGCGGCGAGGAATGGCTGGCCTCGGTGCCGAAGCATATCCTGATCTACAAATATCTCGGTCTTGAGCCGCCGGTGTTCATGCATCTCAGCCTGATGCGCAATGCCGACAAATCCAAGTTGTCGAAGCGCAAGAACCCGACCTCGATTTCCTATTATTCGGCGCTTGGCTATCTGCCGGAAGCACTGATGAATTTCCTCGGCCTGTTCTTCATGCAGATCGCCGAAGGCGAAGAGCTGTTGACTATGGAAGAGCTGATTGCCAAGTTCGACCCCGACAATCTCTCCAAGGCGGGCGCGATCTTCGATATCCAGAAGCTCGATTGGCTGAACGGTCGCTGGCTGCGCGAAAAGCTGACGCCGGACGAATTCCTGGGCCGCGTTCTGACCTGGGCCAGCGAAAATGACCGGCTGACGGAAGGCCTGAAGCTCGCCCAGAGCCGGATCACCAAGCTTGGCGAATTGCCGCCGCTGGCAGGCTTCCTGCTGGCCAATGATGTCGGGTTGACGCCTGCTTCCTTCGGCGGATTGAAGACCAGCCCGGCGGAAACGCTTGAGATCGTCACCACCGTTCAGGCCGATCTTGAAAAGATCCTGGAGTGGAACGTGGCGACTATCGAGGAAGAGCTGCGGGCCATTGCCGACCGGTTGGGCAAGAAGCTGCGGGTCGTGACCCCACCGCTGTTCGTTGCCGTTTCCGGCAGCCAGCGGTCGCTGCCGCTGTTTGACAGCATGGCACTGCTGGGCCGTTCCGTGGTGCGCCAGCGCCTCAAGGTGGCCATTCAGGTGTTGACCTCCATGGCTGGCAGCGGAAACTAG
- a CDS encoding tetratricopeptide repeat protein has protein sequence MKQLLSFVPFFVRGAAIRQAYRHGMKKLGAGRMPLAASALRKAAKGGHVGASYELARLYESGRGVISDLAEARRLARYAADAGHVGAMALTARLYLISPRQDMPTSPAAVRLYGDVMQLVCEPELARDYALRAHEHGNVDGSALAGYLLASGIGGEADPHTALICYEPAVTAGSVRAHLGMGTLLAGGHLGEVDYARALPYFKYAAAAGNSTARHYLAMQYLNGLGTAPDEEKALRLLSAAAAKGYRSSVEELAKYYLHEAYPERDRARGVRWLTALGRMGDRRACRDLERRYRHGIDVKASSVEALMWLEKAALKGDVAAQFQMAVVAATGAGEGEGDLNQARIWFEMAAENGHALAMVNLGRFRMKGIGGIVDLDGARDMLELAVEAGEMAAYAVLGEFHAYYADPSDVEAAREILMHGVEKEDAVCKDILARLEEKLLAKVA, from the coding sequence ATGAAGCAATTGCTGTCTTTTGTGCCCTTTTTTGTCCGAGGCGCGGCAATCCGGCAGGCTTATCGCCATGGCATGAAGAAGCTCGGCGCGGGCCGGATGCCGCTGGCCGCGAGTGCCCTGCGCAAGGCGGCCAAGGGTGGCCATGTCGGGGCATCCTATGAACTGGCGCGGCTTTATGAATCAGGACGCGGGGTGATTTCCGATCTGGCAGAGGCCCGCCGGTTGGCGCGCTATGCCGCCGATGCGGGGCATGTCGGTGCCATGGCCCTGACGGCCCGGCTCTATCTGATTTCACCGCGCCAGGACATGCCGACGTCTCCGGCGGCTGTGCGGCTCTATGGCGATGTCATGCAACTGGTTTGCGAGCCGGAACTGGCCCGTGACTATGCGCTTCGCGCCCATGAGCACGGCAATGTCGATGGTTCGGCGCTGGCCGGTTATCTTCTGGCGTCCGGCATTGGCGGCGAGGCCGATCCGCATACGGCGCTGATCTGCTACGAGCCAGCGGTGACGGCTGGCAGTGTGCGGGCGCATCTGGGCATGGGAACGCTGCTGGCCGGTGGGCATTTGGGCGAGGTGGATTATGCCCGCGCCCTGCCATATTTCAAATACGCGGCGGCGGCCGGCAATAGTACGGCGCGCCATTACCTTGCCATGCAATATCTGAACGGTCTTGGCACCGCACCTGATGAGGAGAAGGCACTGCGCCTGCTCAGCGCCGCTGCCGCCAAGGGCTACCGCTCCTCTGTCGAGGAGCTGGCGAAATATTATCTCCACGAAGCCTATCCCGAGCGGGACCGCGCCCGGGGTGTGCGCTGGCTGACGGCGCTTGGCCGCATGGGCGACAGGCGCGCCTGCCGTGACCTGGAGCGACGCTATCGCCATGGCATCGACGTCAAGGCCAGTTCGGTGGAAGCGCTGATGTGGCTGGAAAAGGCGGCGTTGAAAGGCGATGTCGCGGCCCAGTTCCAGATGGCGGTGGTTGCCGCGACCGGTGCAGGCGAAGGTGAGGGCGATCTCAACCAGGCGCGGATCTGGTTCGAAATGGCAGCTGAAAACGGTCATGCCCTTGCCATGGTCAATCTGGGGCGGTTCCGCATGAAGGGCATTGGTGGCATCGTCGATCTCGACGGCGCGCGAGACATGCTGGAACTGGCTGTCGAGGCTGGCGAAATGGCGGCCTATGCAGTGCTGGGAGAGTTCCACGCCTATTACGCCGATCCATCGGATGTCGAGGCGGCCCGTGAAATCCTCATGCACGGCGTCGAAAAGGAAGATGCTGTCTGCAAGGATATTTTGGCACGGCTCGAAGAAAAGCTGTTGGCCAAGGTGGCCTGA
- a CDS encoding DMT family transporter — protein sequence MKSTSLGYVFAFAAYTVFSMQDGISKHLGDSYSPVVVATVRYWAFAIFALILAARSRNGLVAAVKTKRPVLQILRGLLLGAQILVSIAAFHYVGLAQSQAIFAAGPIFVALLSVPLLGEQVGWRRWTAILVGMLGVVLILSPGSGSFSLMVALPLFCALSGAFYGILTRLVSRDDPPVTSFFYMCMVGFVGANCMAPFFLAPIARQDWFWMLALCCTGIAGHLSLIKAYEHLNAVVLQPIAYYQLVLGSIIAVTVFGESLTRNMVLGSVIVVGAGLFTVWREQVVARRKALEVQSIAEPAS from the coding sequence ATGAAATCGACTTCGCTTGGCTATGTCTTTGCCTTTGCCGCCTATACGGTGTTTTCCATGCAGGATGGCATTTCCAAGCATCTGGGCGATAGCTATTCGCCGGTCGTGGTCGCCACCGTGCGCTATTGGGCCTTTGCGATCTTCGCGCTCATTCTGGCCGCCCGCAGCCGCAATGGTCTGGTCGCTGCCGTAAAAACCAAACGGCCTGTCCTGCAAATCCTGCGGGGCTTGTTGCTGGGCGCGCAGATCCTGGTGTCGATTGCTGCCTTTCACTATGTCGGGCTTGCCCAATCGCAGGCGATCTTTGCCGCCGGGCCGATTTTCGTGGCGCTGCTGTCGGTGCCGCTGCTGGGCGAACAGGTGGGCTGGCGGCGCTGGACGGCGATCCTGGTCGGCATGCTCGGCGTGGTGCTGATCCTTTCGCCGGGCTCGGGCAGTTTCAGCCTGATGGTGGCGCTACCACTGTTCTGTGCGCTATCAGGGGCTTTTTACGGCATTCTGACGCGGCTGGTCAGCCGCGACGATCCGCCCGTCACCAGCTTTTTCTATATGTGCATGGTCGGCTTTGTCGGGGCCAATTGCATGGCACCATTTTTCCTGGCCCCAATTGCCAGACAGGATTGGTTCTGGATGCTGGCGCTGTGCTGCACTGGCATTGCCGGGCATCTGTCGCTGATCAAGGCCTATGAGCATTTGAATGCCGTGGTGTTGCAACCGATTGCCTATTACCAGCTGGTCTTGGGCTCGATCATCGCGGTGACGGTGTTTGGCGAAAGCCTGACCCGTAATATGGTGCTGGGCTCGGTTATCGTGGTGGGGGCAGGCCTGTTCACCGTCTGGCGCGAACAGGTGGTGGCACGGCGAAAAGCCCTTGAGGTTCAATCTATTGCAGAACCTGCTTCTTAA
- a CDS encoding SH3 domain-containing protein: MPTAASLSRRPFRQMTGRSVLAFFLVFAAMPALSQTVIPAPSVNGQGNGAPGGMDFPDPYLWHVTGLKPGQQLPVLSGAGPNFRIIHALTEGTPVDMQNCMESRGGYWCRIATVDRPRISRWVDGRYVVKTGGEPPGMIGGVPVDPVIELPVGKGQGGKGQGGQGGSGWQNNGSGYANPFGNSSGAGGNSNEAGGNRGE, encoded by the coding sequence ATGCCTACAGCAGCCAGTCTCAGCCGCAGGCCTTTTCGCCAGATGACGGGGCGCAGCGTGCTGGCGTTTTTCCTGGTATTTGCCGCCATGCCTGCGCTCAGCCAGACGGTGATCCCGGCACCTTCTGTCAATGGCCAGGGGAATGGCGCACCAGGCGGAATGGATTTTCCCGATCCCTATCTCTGGCATGTCACCGGCCTCAAGCCCGGTCAGCAATTGCCGGTTCTGTCGGGCGCAGGGCCGAATTTCCGCATCATTCATGCGCTGACCGAAGGCACGCCTGTTGATATGCAGAATTGTATGGAAAGCCGGGGCGGTTATTGGTGCCGGATTGCCACGGTAGACCGTCCGCGCATCAGCCGCTGGGTGGATGGACGCTATGTCGTCAAAACCGGCGGTGAACCGCCGGGGATGATTGGCGGTGTGCCGGTCGATCCGGTGATTGAACTGCCTGTGGGTAAAGGCCAAGGAGGCAAAGGCCAGGGCGGGCAGGGCGGCTCCGGCTGGCAGAACAATGGCAGCGGCTATGCCAACCCGTTCGGCAATAGCAGCGGGGCAGGCGGCAATAGCAACGAGGCAGGCGGCAACCGCGGCGAGTGA
- the lysS gene encoding lysine--tRNA ligase — MTEQNTETALSSDATEVRRQKLALLRQQIGDVYPAHFHRTATTAELAEKYAELEPDTESGDTVTVAGRIYSSRNSGMFMDLRDASGKIQIFSHKDMTPEAARAMLPMIDLGDIVGVTGQVRRTKRGELTINAETITMLTKTLLPMPEKYHGVTDIEVRYRKRHLDILTNDESKLRFQQRSKIVSGIRRFMENDGFMEVETPMLQSVYGGASADPFKTHHNTLKQDMYLRIAPELFLKRTLVSGLADKIFEINRNFRNEGVSTRHNPEFTMMECYWAYADYEDVMDLVERLFADLAMRIHGSTEFAFGDKEISFKGPFKRVPMPDAVKDVTGIDFLAIKTDEEARAAAKAAGFAVEKDWTWGECLSFIFEEKVEGTLIQPSHVTHFPKDISPFAKEVPGEPRLVERFETYCNAWEIGNAFSELNDPEEQRKRMVEQLEQAHARGEKDKQLDDEFLDAIDQGMPPAGGLGIGVDRLIMLLTNAPSIRDIILFPARRAKVD, encoded by the coding sequence ATGACCGAACAAAACACCGAAACCGCCCTTTCCTCAGACGCCACCGAGGTGCGCCGCCAGAAATTGGCGCTGCTGCGCCAGCAGATCGGCGATGTCTATCCGGCCCATTTCCACCGCACCGCCACCACGGCTGAACTGGCCGAAAAATATGCGGAGCTGGAGCCAGACACGGAATCGGGCGATACGGTCACGGTTGCCGGGCGCATTTATTCCTCGCGCAATTCTGGCATGTTCATGGACCTGCGCGATGCATCGGGCAAAATCCAGATTTTCAGCCATAAGGACATGACACCGGAAGCGGCCCGCGCCATGCTGCCGATGATCGATCTGGGCGATATTGTTGGCGTTACCGGCCAGGTTCGCCGCACCAAGCGTGGTGAGCTGACCATTAACGCTGAAACCATCACCATGCTGACCAAGACGCTGCTGCCGATGCCGGAGAAATATCACGGCGTGACGGACATCGAAGTCCGCTATCGCAAGCGCCATCTCGACATTTTGACCAATGACGAATCCAAGCTTCGCTTCCAGCAGCGCTCCAAGATCGTTTCCGGCATTCGTCGTTTCATGGAAAACGATGGCTTCATGGAGGTGGAAACCCCCATGCTGCAATCCGTCTATGGCGGTGCGTCCGCTGATCCGTTCAAGACCCATCACAACACGCTGAAGCAGGATATGTATCTGCGCATTGCGCCGGAACTGTTTCTGAAGCGCACGCTGGTGTCTGGCCTTGCCGACAAGATTTTCGAAATCAACCGCAACTTCCGCAATGAAGGCGTGTCCACCCGGCATAATCCTGAATTCACCATGATGGAATGCTACTGGGCCTATGCCGACTACGAAGACGTGATGGATCTGGTCGAGCGCCTGTTTGCCGACCTTGCCATGCGCATTCACGGCTCAACCGAATTTGCCTTTGGCGATAAGGAAATTTCCTTCAAGGGTCCGTTCAAGCGGGTGCCGATGCCGGATGCCGTCAAGGACGTCACGGGCATCGATTTCCTGGCCATCAAGACCGATGAGGAAGCCCGCGCGGCGGCCAAGGCTGCCGGGTTTGCGGTCGAAAAGGATTGGACCTGGGGCGAATGTCTGTCCTTCATCTTTGAAGAAAAGGTCGAGGGCACGCTGATCCAGCCAAGCCATGTGACGCATTTCCCCAAGGACATCTCGCCTTTTGCCAAGGAAGTGCCGGGCGAGCCGCGTCTGGTGGAACGGTTTGAGACCTATTGCAACGCCTGGGAAATCGGCAATGCCTTTTCCGAGCTGAACGACCCGGAAGAACAGCGCAAACGCATGGTTGAACAGCTCGAACAGGCCCATGCCCGTGGCGAAAAGGACAAGCAGCTCGACGATGAATTCCTCGACGCCATCGACCAGGGCATGCCCCCGGCAGGCGGGCTTGGCATCGGCGTCGATCGGTTGATCATGCTGCTGACCAATGCGCCGTCGATCCGTGACATCATTCTCTTCCCGGCGCGGCGCGCCAAGGTCGATTGA